Proteins encoded within one genomic window of Episyrphus balteatus chromosome 1, idEpiBalt1.1, whole genome shotgun sequence:
- the LOC129906603 gene encoding uncharacterized protein LOC129906603 translates to MVCVLHKKDLQTQLMGTLPPERVNYSFPFTHVGLDFAGPFELKVQKGRFYQAIKGYACLFICLCTKAVHLEAVGSLSTDSFLAALDRFVGRRGVPQQLFSDNGTNFVAANKVLTNELRKALADSTSEAEKTYLPRNLKWNFIPPGSPHMGGLWEAGTKSFKTHFKKVVGNSKLTFEEFSTLLVKIESCMNSRPISPISENPFESLPLTPGHFLKGSPLLSLPERQIGESTTLKSWQRVQQILHSFSKRWKEEYLTDLQRRTKWKFPKRNVEIGDIGVVRNENLPPT, encoded by the coding sequence ATGGTTTGTGTTTTGCACAAAAAGGATCTTCAAACCCAGTTGATGGGAACACTCCCACCAGAAAGGGTAAACTATTCGTTTCCGTTCACCCACGTAGGTTTGGATTTCGCTGGCCCCTTTGAACTAAAGGTTCAGAAGGGTCGGTTCTATCAAGCTATAAAAGGTTATGCTTGTCTCTTTATTTGCCTCTGTACAAAAGCTGTACATTTAGAAGCAGTTGGAAGTCTCTCCACTGACTCGTTTTTGGCAGCTCTCGATAGATTTGTAGGACGAAGGGGTGTGCCCCAACAACTATTTTCCGATAATGGTACTAATTTCGTCGCTGCTAATAAAGTCCTCACTAATGAGCTTCGAAAGGCTTTGGCAGACTCAACCTCGGAAgctgaaaaaacgtacttgccTAGGAATTTGAAATGGAACTTTATCCCACCAGGTTCTCCTCATATGGGTGGCCTTTGGGAGGCCGGAACAAAGTcctttaaaactcattttaagaAAGTTGTTGGAAACTCCAAGCTAACTTTTGAAGAGTTCTCTACATTGCTCGTCAAAATTGAGTCTTGTATGAATTCCCGCCCTATTTCTCCAATAAGTGAAAATCCTTTCGAATCTTTACCCTTAACACCAGGTCATTTCTTAAAAGGTTCACCTTTGCTTTCCTTACCTGAAAGACAAATTGGTGAAAGTACCACCCTAAAGAGTTGGCAAAGAGTTCAACAAATTTTACACTCCTTTTCTAAGCGATGGAAGGAAGAATATTTAACTGATCTTCAGCGAAGAACAAAGTGGAAATTTCCTAAACGTAATGTTGAAATTGGAGACATTGGGGTTGTTCGCAATGAAAATTTGCCACCCACTTAA
- the LOC129906610 gene encoding uncharacterized protein LOC129906610, translating into MVVASRRKLAQSQKYCYNCLALTHSVYECKSKVSCDKCGKRHHSLLHFTSQKPTPPDTRSYWQPNTSLSTIPIQSTSITQQQPSISSGKDVSSDSSTLQSFLVNQKRNILLATALVKITAHNQTFLLRALIDPGSEATYILQSVVNRFKLFTRSTNASICGIGEVQSEFSTSMCPLTLESRINPDVHIPIAAVVLKKLTGNLPSQTVDASNLVELKRLRLADPNFDKPASIDMLIGADIYPLILCEGIKRE; encoded by the coding sequence ATGGTTGTCGCATCTCGACGTAAGCTAGCTCAATCCCAAAAGTACTGCTACAACTGTCTTGCGCTCACACATTCGGTATACGAATGTAAAAGTAAAGTGTCCTGTGACAAATGTGGTAAACGACACCATAGTTTACTGCACTTTACTTCACAAAAACCCACCCCTCCCGATACAAGATCTTATTGGCAACCCAACACTTCTTTAAGTACCATTCCCATACAGTCCACTTCTATTACTCAGCAACAACCATCCATTAGTTCAGGAAAAGATGTTTCATCTGATTCTTCAACTCTTCAAAGTTTTCTGGTAAAccagaaaaggaatattttgttagCAACAGCTTTGGTTAAAATTACTGCTCATAACCAAACATTTCTCCTGAGAGCTTTGATCGACCCTGGTTCTGAAGCTACATACATTTTGCAATCTGTAGTGAACCGATTTAAGCTTTTCACCCGTTCAACCAATGCGTCTATTTGTGGCATTGGAGAAGttcaaagtgaattttcaaCGAGTATGTGTCCTCTCACTCTCGAATCTCGCATCAACCCTGATGTACACATTCCCATTGCAgctgttgttttgaaaaagctGACAGGTAATTTGCCATCGCAGACTGTTGACGCATCAAACTTGGTTGAGCTCAAAAGATTGCGATTGGCAGATCCTAATTTTGATAAACCCGCTTCTATAGATATGTTGATAGGAGCAGATATTTACCCTCTTATTTTATGTGAAGGTATAAAGAGAGAATAA